TGATGGCAACGTCAGGGACACACGGTGCCAATGCCATCGAGTCGGATGTTTGCCACAGTTTACGATTAGTACTACTGTCTTCCTGCGACAGAGCACTACCGAGTTACTTCTTGCTCTACTGCGTCCGAAGCAAAGGGTCGCTTAGCCACGAGGTACTGAGCCATCATCGAGTGTTGTATCTGTGCTCGTAGTGTCAGCCCAGCCACAGAGGCTACAAGGTTGCTGGTCTTTGCGCTGTTTGTATCCCTTTGAGCGCCCGAAGGTGCCAATTAGGTACCGGGCCCACATTGTCTCAGATACCAGGCTAGTACTTAGCTGGTACCTTTAAAATGCGTTAAGACACctataaaagtaatatatcTTTTAGTATACTTAAAAACTAGTagtattaatacttttataatatcttagtatatattaatatatcttGTGTTTTGTGACTTTTAATTAGTTAATATCCTTGTTCGGTACCAAAGCGGCACCTTCGGGCGCTCAAAGGGATGGAAGAACCCGAATACGGAGCACGGGAACTATCTCCCTCCTGGTCAGATGAGCCCAGAGTTGCAGACGAGGCGAGAAAGGCGCCCCCGCAGGTTCCAGGTCAAAAGAGCGGGACTACTCCAAACTCCGTAAGAAGCTAGAAGCGTGTAGTAGTAAGCGCTGATCTTATGGCTTTTGAGCCAAGCTGACCGGCACCTAAGAAGTGGATGATGTGGCCAGATTTTAATACGCGTCTGATGCGCCATGGGTCCCAGCGGGTTGGGCGAGGTCGGCGAGGGCATGGAGGAACAAGCAGCAGTAGGCATTAGGCACGGAGGACGGACTGTCTGTGATGTATCCGCTTAGCATCTGATCATCACCAGTGTCTTGTGGAGTGGCATGTCTGAACAATGCGGCAAGCACAATACTCTGAATTGCGAAGGGCTGTTTTGGTTTATActgcttggccatggccgcctaCATTCTCAACGTAGTCATGTGCCGTTCGCAACGCCGTCGGGAACGGGAAACAATCAGTCAAACAGTCGGCTTCGTTGGTCGGTATTGGAGCAAAGCGGTCGATCTGGCAGGGTCAGGTTCCATTTTTTTCGGAATAACTCTGCGTGTCTAAGTTCTGGTCGAAGAAAGTGGCTCAGGGCTCAGCCGGGCCTGGGGGCCTTGTTGCCTGTTGGCTCCACGTCCGGCCACTTGACGCTTCAAAGTTCCTGCTCCTGGTGCTTTACTCCGTGccacttgaccagaccagacggctGCCACGGCTACTTCTAGAATCTAACCCACTGAATCAGACCAGACCCCTCCGAATTTCACCAAAACCCGCCGGCAACCGTTCGCTAGTCTTTTGCACATGTGTCTCAAGCTGCGAGCCTCTTTTACATTGCCATTTCCCATTGCCTTTTACGTCTCTTAACCCTCTCGTCTGTCGCTTCGGTCGAGAAGGCTTTCGTCTGGCAAGTGGCAGCGGCCAGCTGTGTGATTGTTCAATCCATCCCTATCTTCTGGCATCGTCTAGTTTGCTCACCATGGCTGAATTCGACACTCTcgacatcgtcgtcctcggcgtcatccTCCTGGGAACCATTGCCTACTTCACAAAGGGCACTCTTTGGGGCGTTACCAAGGACCCTTATGCGAATGCttttgccaatgccaatggcgcAAAGGCCGGGCGCTCCCGCAACATTCTCGAGAAGATGGACGAGACTGGCAAGAACTGTGTCATTTTCTACGGATCTCAGACTGGAACCGCCGAAGACTACGCCTCCCGTCTCGCCAAGGAGGGCAAAAGTCGCTTTGGCCTGGAGACCATGGTAGCTGATTTGGAAGAGTACGATTTCGATAACCTCGATGCCATGCCTAGCGACAAGGTCGCCATGTTCATCCTGGCCACCTATGGCGAGGGGGAGCCCACCGACAACGCCGTCGAGTTCTACGAGTTCATCACTGGTGACGACGTTAGCTTCTCTGAGGGTAGTGACCCTGCGCTGCAGAACCTCAATTACGTCGCTTTTGGTCTGGGCAACAACACCTACGAGCATTATAATTCCATGGTTCGCAATGTCGACAAGGCCCTCCAGAAGCTCGGCGCCAGCCGCATCGGCgaagccggcgagggcgacgatgGCGCTGGCACCATGGAAGAAgacttcttggcctggaAAGATCCCATGTGGGCTGCTCTCGCGGAAAAGATGGGCCTCGAGGAGCGCGAGGCTGTCTATGAACCTACCTTTGGCATTGTTGATCGTGAGAACCTAACCGTTGAATCCCCTGAAGTATATCTCGGCGAACCGAATAAGATGCATCTTGAGGGTACTGCCAAGGGCCCCTTTAACTCCCACAACCCGTATATTGCACCAATTGCCGAATCCCGGGAGCTGTTCTCCGCCAAGGACCGAAACTGCATTCATATGGATGTTGATATTAATGGCTCTAACCTCTCCTACCAGACTGGTGACCACATTGCCATTTGGCCCACTAACTCTGGCGATGAGGTTGACCGATTCCTCGACATTATTGGCTtgaaagagaagagaaacaaCGTCATCAGCATCAAAGCATTGGAGCCCACCGCCAAGGTTCCTTTCCCAACCCCGACCACCTACGATGCTATTGTCCGATACCACTTGGAAATCTGCGCGCCTGTTTCGCGACAGTTTGTCGCGACCCTGGCTGCATTTGCTCCCAATGACGAAGTCAAGGCTGAAATGGCCAGACTCGGAAGTGACAAGGAATACTTCCACAGCAAGACCGGACCGCATTTCTACAACATTGCTCGACTCCTGGACACAGTAGGCAAGGGCGAGAAGTGGACCAAAATCCCATTCTCCGCCTTTATTGAAGGCCTGAACAAGCTGCAGCCTAGATACTactccatctcgtcgtccTCCCTTGTTCAGCCAAAGAAGATTTCCATCACTGCCATCATCGAGTCTCAGGCGATCCCTGGAAGAAAAGATCCATTCCGTGGTGTGGCTACAAACTACCTGTTTGCCCTGAAGCAAAAGCAGAATGGCGACCCCAACCCATCTCCCTTCGGGAAAACCTATGCCCTCAACGGTCCCCGCAACAACTTTGACGGAATTCATGTGCCCGTACATGTTCGCCACTCCAACTTCAAACTACCTTCGGACCCCGCCAAGCCTGTCATCATGGTCGGCCCCGGCACTGGCGTCGCTCCTTTCCGTGGTTTCATCCAGGAACGTGCCAAGCAAGCTCAGAACGGAGCCACTGTCGGACGTACGATTCTATTCTTCGGATGCCGAAAGCGATCCGAGGATTTCTTGTACGAGTCTGAATGGGAGGTATGTTCACCCGAAACAACAATCCATGCAACACCTCCTCTTCAAACAAAAAGGGTAACTCACAATTGTTATAGGAATATAAGAAGGCTCTCGGAGACAGCCTAGAAATCGTTACCGCTTTCTCACGAGAATCCTCCAAGAAGGTCTACGTCCAACACCGTCTGAAGGAGCGATCCAAGGAAATCGGCGAGCTCCTCTCACAAAAGGCTTACTTTTATGTCTGCGGTGATGCCGCGCACATGGCTCGTGAAGTGAATACTGTTTTGGCCCAAATCATTGCCGAGTCACGTGGCGTGTCGGAAACCAAAGGCgaggagattgtcaagaACATGAGAGCAGCAAATCAATACCAGGTATGTTGTCCTTGTCACTGTCCCCATTTTCCATATATTATTTCAAAGGACCAATGCTGATATATGGATTACAGGAGGATGTCTGGTCCTAGACTAAGAGACGAGAATATAAAATGGGAGTTATGCAGTTTAGAATACAGGTTCATTGCCGTTCAAGACGGTCGACCTAATGATGTATgcatggcggcgttgatCTTGCACGACATTAGTATAGTATCCGTGTTCTCCAATAGaattttcccttttcttttttggatTTGTTTTTGGTCTCATTCACGCGGGTCATTTCTCATTTGGTCCACGGGACATGTTGGGCGTATGTTGGAGACATG
The DNA window shown above is from Metarhizium brunneum chromosome 1, complete sequence and carries:
- the cprA_0 gene encoding NADPH--cytochrome P450 reductase, whose translation is MAEFDTLDIVVLGVILLGTIAYFTKGTLWGVTKDPYANAFANANGAKAGRSRNILEKMDETGKNCVIFYGSQTGTAEDYASRLAKEGKSRFGLETMVADLEEYDFDNLDAMPSDKVAMFILATYGEGEPTDNAVEFYEFITGDDVSFSEGSDPALQNLNYVAFGLGNNTYEHYNSMVRNVDKALQKLGASRIGEAGEGDDGAGTMEEDFLAWKDPMWAALAEKMGLEEREAVYEPTFGIVDRENLTVESPEVYLGEPNKMHLEGTAKGPFNSHNPYIAPIAESRELFSAKDRNCIHMDVDINGSNLSYQTGDHIAIWPTNSGDEVDRFLDIIGLKEKRNNVISIKALEPTAKVPFPTPTTYDAIVRYHLEICAPVSRQFVATLAAFAPNDEVKAEMARLGSDKEYFHSKTGPHFYNIARLLDTVGKGEKWTKIPFSAFIEGLNKLQPRYYSISSSSLVQPKKISITAIIESQAIPGRKDPFRGVATNYLFALKQKQNGDPNPSPFGKTYALNGPRNNFDGIHVPVHVRHSNFKLPSDPAKPVIMVGPGTGVAPFRGFIQERAKQAQNGATVGRTILFFGCRKRSEDFLYESEWEEYKKALGDSLEIVTAFSRESSKKVYVQHRLKERSKEIGELLSQKAYFYVCGDAAHMAREVNTVLAQIIAESRGVSETKGEEIVKNMRAANQYQEDVWS